The following DNA comes from Nicotiana sylvestris chromosome 10, ASM39365v2, whole genome shotgun sequence.
gcacttttatgtttgggactacgagatgaCACCCGCAAGATTTCCCTGTACTGTATATTTACTTTgcgactacggattggtattccgggagttccccctgcatatttatgatttgaactacgaggcgatatcccgggagatcctctgtacatttacgtttgggactacggggcgATATCCTGAGAGATtccctgttgctatctctgtgtactgagtatATTCTGTTTGTGATTTTACTCTTTATCGACTGTTGGTGTTATTAATTATACTGTCGCCCTTCATATTCTTTCAccttttcttatatatatatatatatatatatatatatatatatatatatatatatatatatatatatatatatatatatatatataaggccctgaccttcctcgtcactacccgaccgaggttaggcttgtcacGTACTTGGTaccactatggtgtactcatgccctttcctgcacatatttttcgtgtgcaaatccaggttctTCTGTTCAGGCGTTCTACTAGTGAGGCGGGCGACATCAGAGACTTCAAaatatatctgccgcgtccgcagacctaaaAGCCCCTCTCTATTCTTTCCTTCAGCTTTAGACTTcctgtattttcttttgattagacattctggagttagaacaccaTGTAGTATctttagcttgtgatttcatgagatttcgggttttgggagttgatttGGTTTTGAGAGTGAGTATTTGTGTTGCCAAACGACATCTTAAAcgtttttattatgttttatccACAATTTTTGCTAGTTTCGTATTTCGTTTCCTTTTActgcaatttgttaggcttacctagtcgtagagactaggtgtcgtcacgacagttcacggagggcgaacttgggtcgtgacagaaaataatgtgtacgcagacattACCCCTACCTGGTATttggttaaaatataaaataaaaatactataTATTAAGACTTGCTATTGATATAAATGTCGTTAAACAAAATAATAAGAGACGAATAATTTGGTATTTATATTTGCGAGATATATTGATGAATGATGGTttgataaatatatatttttgatAAGAATATTTTTTATCTTGAGATAAATAATTATCTCCCGCATAACATAAAGCTATTCCTGTTATTGCTCAAAAAAAtctcaaaaaaatatttcttccgGAGACAAAATTGCTTTTGGCAATTTGGCTCCAGAAGCTTTGGTCAGAGTCAGACCCGCTATAAGTTGTCAAAGTAGGCTATTAGTGAAAAAAGTTCCCAAAACTGCCAGTGACCCGGCCTGTCATTCGACCCAATACCACCAAGCCCAAACTAGCGGCAGCGTTGCCACTATCACCACCACAACACCGCCAGCAGCGCCCTGTGCCCTTATGAAGTATAGCTGCACAGTGTCCCAACTCATGTTTTGAGCCTTATAAACTGAATTTCAAGGTAGGTAGGAAATATCACTGCACCCATTATCTTTTCTGTCAGAATAGTATATACTAAGCCTAATTTTATGTAGAATTTTTGTAGTTGTTTTAGATACTGAATACTACTACTACAACAAAACAACAACTAGGCCTGAGTCTAAGCCGACTGTTGGCAgcatatttgtttgttttttgaaGTTGAAGCTATAACGATGATAGGCTCAGCTTGTTCAAGGAGAAGTAtatatgcatttacttgtttatgTCAGAGAATTAAGCAGACAGGTGCGTGTTTCTTCCCGTGAACTTTATTATTCATAATCTCATATCATTATTGAGAATGTTCTTTTCAATCAATTTGTTTGTTGGTTCAAGAAGAGTTGTGTATTAGTTATGGGTATACTAGTGATACCTAAAAGTAGATTTTTTTCTTCATAAGgtaaaaaaagttttttttttctaggAGTTGTTTAGGTATGTAGAACATACAAAGAATTTtagtactttttatttttattttatttttgtacaaTATTGGCCTGAGTTGAGTTTATATGGGGTAAGATGGTCAGCGAGGATTACTATAGCCAACCCCAACTTGTTTAAGACTGAGGCATGGtagttgttattattgttgtataATGTAAAATAGATAGATGTACTGCTAGATCCAATCTATATTATAGTTTTTTCTTGCCCTCAAATAACGGGAAACTTGAGGCGCTACTATGTGTACCAAATGCAGATAGTAGGATTTTTCATGAAAGGTAGAACTTTGCAAAAACTTGATTTTTTCCCCGTTAGGCACTAAGATGATGATGGTAATCGCCTTTATTTATTTGATGTTGCAGATAGTGAAATTGTTAAGATGTTTGAAATGTCAAGGCCTAAGGCCGAAACAGAAGGGTTCCAAGAGAAGCAAGCACCCTTAAGAAGGGGCTCTGTAAGGATATTAGATGAGAGGTTCATCAGGATTCTGAAGATATTTAAGTGGGGTCCTGATGCTGAAAAGGCCTTGGAGGTGCTAAAGCTGAAAGTAGATAATGAATTGGTTCGAGAGGTTCTTAAAATAGACATGGAGATCAGTGTGAAACTTCAGTTTTTCAAGTGGGCTGGTAAAAGGAGGAACTTTGAACATGACTCTACCACCTACCTGGCTTTGATTCGATGTCTTGAAGAAGCTGGGCTAACAGGTGAAATGTGGAAGACGGTGCAAGAAATGGCTCGGAGTACATGTGTCATTACTCCTGCGGATCTCTCTGAGACTGTAAGAATTTTAGGCAGGGCAAAAATGGTAAACAAAGCACTATCAGTATTTTACCAGATTAAAGGCCGCAAGTGCAAGCCAACTGCAACCACTTACAATTCCATTATTTTGATGCTGATGCAAGAAGGTCAACATGAAAAAGTACGTGAGCTCTATACCGAAATGTGTAATGAGGGCAATTGTTTCCCTGATACAGTTACATATAGTGCTCTTATATCATCCTATGCAAAACTAGGTTGTGATGATTCTGCTATTAGGTTGTTCGATGAAATGAAGGACAATGGTTTATATCCCACTGCAAAGATATATACTACCTTGTTGGCGGTTTACTTCAAATTGGGTAGGGTGGAAACGGCTTTAGCATTAGTCAATGAGATGAAAGAGAAAGGTTGTGCTCCAACTGTGTATACTTACACTGAATTGATAAGAGGGCTTGGTAAAGCTGGTAGACTCGAGGAGGCATATTCTGTATTTCTGTCCATGCTAAAAGAAGGATGTAAGCCGGATGTTGTGTTGATAAACAATGTGGTAAACCTTCTAGGAAGGGGAGGACGTATAGGTGATGCTCTTAAACTGTTTGATGAAATGGAATCATTAAACTGTAAACCGAATGTTGTGACATATAATACTATTATAAAATCCCTGTTTGAATCCAGAGCTCCAGTATCCGAGGTATCATCTTGGTTTGAAAAAATGAAAGCAAATGGTGTTGCTCCAAGCTCTTTTACTTATTCAATACTTATTGATGGGTATTGCAAGAAAAATAGAGTTGAAAATGCTTTAGCCTTGCTTGAGGAGATGGACGAGAAGTGTTTTCCTCCTTGTCCAGCTGCCTATTGCAGCTTAATCAATAGTCTTGGAAAAGCAAAACGCTATGAAGCTGCAAATGAGTTGTTTCAAGAACTAAAAGAGAGTTGTGGATCTAGTAGTTCTCGGGTATATGCTGTAATGATAAAGCACTTTGGGAAATGTGGGCGTTTGACTGAGGCTGTCGATCTTTTCAACGAGATGCAAAAACTGGGATGTTCTCCTGATGTCTATGCATACAACGCAGTCATGTCCGGGCTGGTGAGAGCAGGTATGCTAGATGACGCTTTTTCCATGCTTCGTGCTATGGAGGAAAATGGTTGTGCTCCTGACTTAAACTCATTTAACATAATACTAAATGGTTTGGCCAAGACTAGTGATCCACAACGGGCGATTGAGATGTTTACAAAGATGAAACATTCAACAATTAAACCCGATGCTGTCTCTTACAACACCATTCTTGGTTGTCTTAGTCGTGCTGGCATGTTTGAGGAAGCTGCAAGGCTGATGAAAGAGATGCGTGCCAATGGTTTTGAATATGATCTTATTACATACTCATCAATACTTGAAGCAGTTGGTAATATTATCGGGGATGGTACATATCAAACTTCCTAAAAGAGCATTGGTATGTTAGACTCTCTTTTGGTGCTTTTCTTTATTTACGCTATTTAATACTTGGATACCTTTTGAATCATCTTGGCCTGGCAATATAGACTTGCTTTGTGTAGGGTTTTACAGTAATAATTGCAGCACTTTTGTTACTCTTCCTGCTGGTGTTGACTTCTGCAGATATGTAATTGGCTTTATGGTAAAGGTTTGAACTGGGGTATGTTCAGTACAATATTAGCATGCATGCAGAATCTTTCACCTGTTTTCTCAAATCGCTGGGCGGAATTAGGTTTGGCAACATCCTGTAAAAAGGACGGGGATGGTGATCTTTTGGCAGGTGGGACCTGATTAGTTCCTTTTGTTTCGTGATTCTCTCTGTGTTATATTTCTCTAATTCTCTCCGTGAATATTTGAAACTAGTTATAGATTTCCGTTTAGACTATGTTTATTCTACCTGTTGGTAGCTTCTTTATTCTGAGAACTTGCTTTAAGAACTGCGGTTTGGATTTAAATTAAGAATTCCTTATTAATCTTCTTCTGGAAGGGAGGGATGGAGAGAAGGCAGGTTTCACTTGTCCTCTGCATTCGGTAGTTTTTCACTAGAGAATTCAATTACTTTGCGCTCCAGGATATTTAACAGCTGCTCTTTCTATCTTCTTAGAGTGTGCCAAAAGGTATTTTTATATACGGGCTTGGTATTCCTCAAGATTCAATAGAatatcctcttttctttttctaataACGGTGGTGTCTGAGCCAGCTTGAGTCCGATCTTTGCTGCTAAAAATTGGAGATTCAGGACTCAGAAATCACTATGGAGCATGGACTATGGAGCGAGTTTACTGAAGCCAAGTACTGTAAGAGAGCACAGAATGGCTAAAGTTTGTGATTATGGACAATCATATTTGGAGAAGATTGATGGAAATCAAACCAAAGGTGCAGGAGTTCATTCTATGGAAACCTAATGCTGAAACTACATTGTTTTGGTGGGATAATTGGTCTGGTCTTGGGGCTATTACGAAGTTTCTGTTACCTGGGCCAAAATCTGGTAGAATTGAATTCAATAACTTCATGGAGGATGATAGGTGGCAAGTCGATGAGCTGAAGGAGAAACTGCCTGCACACATTTTGAAACAAGTGGTAGCAACTAAAGTTGGGACAGCTTGATAGCATGGACCAGGCCATCTGGAAACCTGCTACAAAATGGAATTTTCTCATGTAGATCAGCTTAACAAGTCTTGAAAATCCTTTTCTTCACACAAAGATACGGCACAAAAAACTTCCATTCAAAGTGTCATTTTCTATGTTGAGCTGCTGAAACAGAAATTATCTACAGATAATGTTATAAGGAGATTTGGGATAACTGGGACAAGCAGATCCTTCTGCTGCAGAAAACCCCAGGAAGATATCATATCTCACTTTTTCTTTTCTAGCTAGCAAGCAAGGAGAGTATGGCGACATTTTGGAAATGTTCTGGTAATTAGAGAAGCTGCTGACTTGAGGCAAACCCTGATGACATGATGGTTAGTTAAGCCCAAGAATGAAGTTCATGCCTTTATATTACAATGCCTTCCATCTATTATATGCTGTGAACTTTAGAAACAAAGATGTGCTGCCAAGTATAGTGGAGTGCATTGTTCCTTGAATGATTTTCCAGATTCATTTCTTAGCTGTTATGCAGTTGAAATGCCATTTCAAAAGCCATGAATGGACAGGCACATGGACCAAGATTTGCACCAGTGTTGAAGGCATCAGACCTGGATTGTTGATTATTGAAGTGCAGTGGGAATTAGCGACAAGTGGTAGACTTAAGATAAATACTGATGGTAGTTGTAATCAACAACATACCCAATATattcccacaagtgaggtctggggagggtagtgtgtacgcagaccttacccctaccttgtgcagGTAGAGATTGTTTCCGAGAGACCCTCGGCTCGGGTAAGCACAGTAATCAGTAGTAAAGAAATGTACTATATAAAACTGAAAAAGTTATGGAAAGGAAAGATAAGCAATAGTGAGAGTAAAACAAAATGAACCAGAAGCAATAAGCGGTAATGATATGCAAAGAATAAGCCACAACTAGCGTAATGCTAAATCTACCGGTAAGAGAGGGAAGTACGCTatactacctactaaccttctaccctaatctttgacctctacaacttcctatcaagggtcatgtctcCAGTAAGC
Coding sequences within:
- the LOC104217984 gene encoding pentatricopeptide repeat-containing protein At3g16010, which codes for MIGSACSRRSIYAFTCLCQRIKQTDSEIVKMFEMSRPKAETEGFQEKQAPLRRGSVRILDERFIRILKIFKWGPDAEKALEVLKLKVDNELVREVLKIDMEISVKLQFFKWAGKRRNFEHDSTTYLALIRCLEEAGLTGEMWKTVQEMARSTCVITPADLSETVRILGRAKMVNKALSVFYQIKGRKCKPTATTYNSIILMLMQEGQHEKVRELYTEMCNEGNCFPDTVTYSALISSYAKLGCDDSAIRLFDEMKDNGLYPTAKIYTTLLAVYFKLGRVETALALVNEMKEKGCAPTVYTYTELIRGLGKAGRLEEAYSVFLSMLKEGCKPDVVLINNVVNLLGRGGRIGDALKLFDEMESLNCKPNVVTYNTIIKSLFESRAPVSEVSSWFEKMKANGVAPSSFTYSILIDGYCKKNRVENALALLEEMDEKCFPPCPAAYCSLINSLGKAKRYEAANELFQELKESCGSSSSRVYAVMIKHFGKCGRLTEAVDLFNEMQKLGCSPDVYAYNAVMSGLVRAGMLDDAFSMLRAMEENGCAPDLNSFNIILNGLAKTSDPQRAIEMFTKMKHSTIKPDAVSYNTILGCLSRAGMFEEAARLMKEMRANGFEYDLITYSSILEAVGNIIGDGTYQTS